A single window of Strix uralensis isolate ZFMK-TIS-50842 chromosome 28, bStrUra1, whole genome shotgun sequence DNA harbors:
- the NKX3-1 gene encoding homeobox protein Nkx-3.1, which produces MSAGVRPARRQRSPSSTPAGMSWTPTAAQQTRPVSSRPRTSFLIQDILWDGAEQGARPERGKSGGFGSPEDGEPGVTAAEGSEGSSALGAAPVHPPRSPRPPGASQARGTPHKADTDAMAETYPSECDPPLQPLPITQCPPKQAKRSRAAFSHTQVIELERKFSHQKYLSAPERAHLAKNLQLTETQVKIWFQNRRYKTKRKQVASEITRLDTRLARQKAAELPGASLLELRAGWQYLPYLYHLNGWSPSWW; this is translated from the exons atgagtgCCGGGGTGCGCCCCGCAAGGAGGCAGAGatcacccagcagcaccccagcaggGATGAGCTGGACCCCGACAGCAGCCCAGCAGACCAGGCCTGTCTCCTCCAGGCCCCGGACATCCTTCCTCATCCAAGACATCCTCTGggatggggcagagcagggagcgCGGCCGGAGCGGGGCAAGAGCGGAGGGTTTGGCAGCCCGGAGGACGGGGAGCCTGGGGTGACTGCGGCGGAGGGGAGCGAGGGCAGCTcggccctgggggctgccccagtgcacccccccaggagccctcGTCCCCCAGGAGCATCCCAAGCCCGAGGGACACCCCACAAGGCGGACACAG ATGCCATGGCAGAGACCTACCCGTCAGAGTGTGACCCCCCCCTGCAACCCCTGCCCATCACCCAGTGCCCCCCCAAGCAGGCGAAGCGCTCGCGGGCAGCTTTCTCCCACACCCAGGTCATCGAACTGGAGCGGAAATTCAGCCACCAAAAATACCTGTCGGCCCCCGAGCGAGCCCACCTGGCCAAAAACCTGCAGCTCACCGAGACCCAGGTGAAAATCTGGTTCCAGAACAGGAGATACAAAACCAAGAGGAAACAGGTCGCTTCTGAAATCACCAGACTGGACACGCGTCTGGCCAGGCAGAAAGCGGCTGAGCTGCCCGGAGCGTCGCTGCTGGAGCTGCGGGCCGGCTGGCAGTACCTGCCTTACCTCTACCACTTGAACGGCTGGAGTCCCTCGTGGTGGTAA
- the NKX2-6 gene encoding homeobox protein Nkx-2.6, with product MLPTPFSVKDILNLERPGAAGGPRAIPGPRAVRSPGGEDEPPAGKCLPGHPFEVDEKKADPCHHPKQRQRRKPRVLFSQAQVFELEQRFKQQKYLSAPEREHLASVLKLTSTQVKIWFQNRRYKCKRQRQDKSLELAAHPLPPRRVAVPVLVRDGKPCLGGSQPYPAPYSITASPYPYNSYYSAYSSSPYGASYGGGYTGVPPNTTSTSPAMNVSLSTASVAQHQPACLQATVPVGSRACFLSSQCLMKRDLQEAIKLLSLIPLSPITPAFSRFPNGTALTSKSNQKNLLGETAG from the exons ATGCTGCCCACCCCCTTCTCGGTGAAAGACATCCTCAACCTGGAgcggccgggagctgccgggggaCCCCGCGCCATCCCCGGCCCCCGGGCTGtccgcagccccgggggggagGACGAGCCAC CTGCAGGAAAATGTTTGCCTGGCCACCCCTTCGAGGTGGACGAGAAGAAAGCTGACCCCTGCCACCACCCCAAGCAGCGACAGCGGCGAAAACCCCGGGTTTTATTCTCCCAAGCTCAAGTGTTTGAACTGGAGCAGCGATTTAAGCAACAGAAATACCTCTCCGCCCCGGAAAGGGAGCACCTGGCCAGCGTGCTCAAGCTCACCTCCACGCAGGTGAAAATCTGGTTCCAAAACCGGAGGTACAAGTGCAAGAGGCAACGGCAGGATAAATCCCTGGAGCTGGCTGCCCACCCGCTGCCCCCGCGGAgggtggcagtgcctgtgctggtcAGGGATGGCAAACCCTGTCTTGGGGGCTCCCAGCCTTACCCAGCCCCATACAGCATCACCGCCAGCCCTTACCCCTATAACTCCTACTACAGTGCCTATAGCAGCAGCCCGTACGGTGCGAGCTACGGGGGGGGGTACACCGGGGTGCCCCCCAACACCACCTCCACCAGCCCCGCCATGAACGTGAGCCTGAGCACGGCCAGCGTGGCTCAGCACCAGCCCGCGTGCCTGCAAGCCACCGtgccagtgggcagcagggcttG CTTCTTATCCTCCCAGTGTTTGATGAAAAGAGACTTGCAGGAGGCAATTAAGCTTTTATCTCTAATCCCACTCAGCCCCATCACTCCGGCGTTCTCTCGCTTCCCAAATGGGACAGCCCTGACGTCCAAATCAAACCAGAAAAACCTTCTCGGCGAGACAGCCGGCTAG